TTAAAAAAATGGATTTTAGTAAGGCATCTGTATGTTTACAGCAAGGAAAAGTACTTTTAACCGAATATGAAAGAGAAAATTTAAATTTATACTTGCATGATATTGCAGCATTAAAATTTTCTGATTCAATAGGAGATGAAGTTGGTACCATAGTAATGAACTGTAATCCGATTACTTATGGGCATTTACATCTTATTGAATATGCCAGCAAAGCGGTTGATTATCTTTATATATTTATTGTTGAAGAGGATAGGTCATTTTTTACTTTTGAAGAGCGGTATAAATTAGTCAAGGAAGCTACTGCCCATATACCTAACTTACGAGTGATACCATCCGGTCAGTTTATACTTTCAAATAAGACATTGCCAGCATATTTTACAAAAGAATATAAAAAAGAAATAATTATCGATGCGAGTGAAGATATTGGAATCTTTGCACAATATATAGCACCTGTATTGAATATTTCAGTTCGTTTTGTTGGTCAAGAACCTTTAGATTTCATAACCAATCAGTATAACATGGAAATGAAGAGAATTATAACAGATTATGGTATTAAATTTGTTGAAATTCCACGTAAGGAACAATCAGGAGAGGTAATAAGTGCTTCAAGAGTTAGGAAGTTATTAAAAGAAAACAATTTTGATGAGATTAAAAAAATTGTACCTCCTACTACATACAATTTCCTAAAGAATGAATTTGACACAGACAGATGTCTGTAGATATTGTAAGTGTTAATTTATATAACAAGAATGATTGAATATTTATACTCTTGTTACATGTATACCTACTTGACGAATAATATTAGGAGTTTGATAATGAAAATTTTAGATGGTACATATTTTATAACAGGAGTCACCGGATTTATTGGCTCTCTGGTAATGAAATCTTTATTGAAGCAACAAAAATATAAGGATAATAAAATAAAAATAATTGGGTTGGTTAGAGATCCTCGAAGAGCTAGTAATATGTATCAGGACTATGATTGTAAAAATGTTAGATTTATTTGTTCTGACTTATTAGCTCTTAACCTAGATATGGATAGTGGGGTATATAAAATAGAAGAAGGATGGAAACCGGATTATATTATACATTGTGCAGCAACTACAAGGTCAGCAAAGATGATTAATAATCCTGTAGATACCGCAGATGGAATTGTTATTGGAACACGTAATATTTTAGACTTCGCTCAAAAGGTCAATGTAAAAAGTATGGTCTATATATCGTCTATGGAGGTCTACGGAACAGTTAATAACGAGCAATTAGTTACGGAAGACATGTTAGGTGGATTAGACATTTTTTCTGTAAGAAGTTGTTATCCTTTGGGAAAGCGTATGGCTGAACATTACTGCTACTCTTATCATAAAGAATACAATACGCCTGTTAAAATAGCCAGACTCTCACAGACCTTTGGAGAAGGCATTTTACCGGATGAAAATAGGGCTTTTTTTCAATTTGCTTGTGCAGCAGTTAATAGTAAAGATATAGTATTACACACAAATGGAAACTCCATGGGGAATTATTGTGATTCATATGATACCGTTGAAGCTATATTTTTACTCTTATATGAGGGCGTTAATGGTGAGGCATATAATGTTGTTAATGAAGCAAATACTATGTGCATACGAGAAATGGCTAATTTAGTAGCTAATCAGATAGCGCATAATAAAATAAAAGTAGTCTTTGATATACCAGAAGAAAATAAATTCGGCTATGCAGCTCAAACAGGAATACGATTATCATCAGCTAAAATACGCAAATTAGGCTGGAAACCTAAAACTAATTTAGTTGATATGTATATGAGAATGATTAATTGGATAGACAAAGAGAAATATATAAATTCAGTATAAATACTATGCATATGGCATATGCTTAGTATTTTATAAAGAACAGGAGTTCCCAGAGTTCCTCCCCTCTAAAAACTCCCTAATAAAAGAATTGAATATTAGAAAATTGAGTGCAAATTCACAACAACGCATACTCAATTTGTATAGATTGAATAGAAAATACAGATGTTTTTTATGTATTAAGTATAACACGAGAACAGTTATTACACAATATTGGGAAAATGACAATTTTCCGACAAATATTATGTAAAAACTGTATACTTAAAAATTTATAATTCGACTAAAAAACAAAAATTTCCGTTGTGTTTTTGCACAATAAAATGGATAAAAAATGAAAAAATTCACAAATAAATGGAAGGTGAAAATGAGAAAATTCACATAATATGTAATTGAATTAAAGGAGAAAAAACTACTATTATGATTACTATAACAGTTTGTTTAATTGTAAGAAATGAGGAAAAAGTACTAGTTCGCTGCTTAGAGACCCTAAAAGAAATTGCAGATGAGATAATATTAGTTGATACCGGATCCACTGATCATACAAAAAAACTGGCGTCCAGATATACGGATAAGATATATGATTTTGAATGGATTGATGATTTTGCAGCAGCCAGAAATTTTTCATTTTCAAAAGCTACTATGGACTATATCTATACGGCAGATGCAGACGAGGTTATAGATGAAGAAAATCAAAAAAAACTTCTGGATATAAAGCGTGCACTATTGCCGGAAATAGAAATTGTACAAATGAAATACACAAATCAGTTACAGCATAATACAACTTACAATTATGATATCGAATATCGACCAAAGCTGTTTAAAAGGCAGAGAAACTTTACTTGGATTGACCCTATACATGAAACAGTAGCACTCCAACCAGTCATTTATGACAGTGATATTGAAATCATTCATTTACCAGAGTCAAACCATGCTGACAGAGACTTTGACACGTTTCAAAAAATCATAAATCGCGGGGATGAATTGTCTCTCAAATTACAGGGGATGTATGCAAGGGAATTATTTATTGCCGGTAAGGATGAAGATTTTCTTAAGGCAAGAGAATATTTTGAAAATTTAACTACGGAAAATCATTCCTTGGAACATCTAAAAAAAATTCAGTGTGTACTTGCCAGGTGTGCAAGAATATTGAATGAACCAGCTGAATTAATGAAACATTCCTTGAAGAATTTTGCAACGGGAAAAAGTAGTGCAGAAGTATGTTATGAAGTAGGAGAGTATTATTTTGCAAAGATGGATTATTCAGAAGCTATCATATGGTATTACAACGCAGCTTATGAAACGGAAAGTGAATTGAATATAAGGTATACCGGAGATTATCCGTTAAAACGTCTTGGAGAGTGTTGTAAAAGGCTTGGCAAAGAAGACGAATTTAAGGAATACTGTAAATTACAGAAAGATTGGTTAAAAGAATATGGATTTAGTGAATAGCTAATTTGTAAGAAGCAGCAAACTGAATTCTAATTGTACAACCTGGTATACTTACAGTAAAAATCTTTAAAAATAACATTAAATTTACATATCTTATATTGCCATATTGGTAAATAATATTATAATAAATGTAACAGTATAACTTTTATTCCTACTAAGCATACTTTTGATAACGGATAACTATTTATATGGAGGATGAGATGGTATTTATCATAATAGTGATGGCAATTTTTTATACGGATGTAAAGATAAAAGAATATATTGAAGATAAAAAAGAAATGCATAAAAAGGAAGAAATACTAAATGGTAATATTACCATAGAACGATACCATAATAAAGGTGCCATGCTTAATTTTATGCAGAATGATGCTGGTTTTGTGAAATGTTTATCTGCTGCATTATTAGGTATAATACTTCTTGTTTTTACGGTGTTACTTCCTAAAAAGGGGAACAATTTATTAAAATTAGGACTTTCCTTAGTTCTTGGAGGAGCATTAAGCAATGTATATGACCGATTTAAAAGAGGATATGTGGTAGATTACTTCAGTTTTAAGTTCCTAAAGAAAATAGTTTTTAATATTTCCGATATTTTTATTTTTATAGGTTCTTTTCTGGTTGCTGTATTAGCTATATTTAAAAAAGATTAGGTAATCCCTTTGCAATATTATAATAAAAGGTGTCTAAAAAGCTCATAGTCTGCTTTTTAGACACCTTTTTGGTATAGCTTGAAACCTATCTAATTGTAACATGGAGAGTATTAGTTGCTCAACTTCATTATTATACATTGCTTATTAATTATTTCTAGTAGCGCATTCTAATGAGTTAGCCCATTTTTTTAAAAGATTTTTTATCACGATATACTTTGTAGGCATTATAGACAGCTTGGGTAATTAAAACAAAAATACATATAGGAAGAATTATTTTACTGGTATCTTTAAAAAAGGCAAAGCCTAAAAGTATGGCACTTACTAAAAAAATTATTGATAGAGCAATTCTTAAAGTTATAAGGCTCTTTTTATTATTCATCTTTATATCCTTTCTTGAGTAAATGTACATGGAGTATTGAATAATGTATAGTTGTAAAATAATGTTACTGCAATAAAGATAAAATTACAACCAGAATTCTACCTAAAGGCTATCAACAGTTAAAGGAAATATATCCATATTTAAAGGAAGACGATGACACCTTGTTTGATTTATTCAATGAATTGGTAACTAACCATAGCGAAGTATATTTTGAGCTTGGTTTCCTGTCAGGAATAGAAAGCTGCCTAAACTTGTTAGAAGGAAATAGCAGAAGTAATAAAGTGAAAGAGAAATAACCAAGATAACAGATAATTACAATAAACAGATATAAAACCAGCCCCCAAATACCTCTCCATATCTACAAGTTACTTTCAGAGAGATACCCAGGGGCTATATCTATATTAATTTCTATTTATCTAATACAAATCAACCTATTCCTGACATTCCAGAGCAGCACCTACAAAGCCTTTGAATAAAGGATGAGGTCTGTTTGGTCTTGACTTAAATTCCGGATGTGCCTGTGTAGCAACAAACCAGGGGTGATTATCTAACTCAATCATTTCAACGATACGTCCGTCAGGAGATAAACCGGAAAGTTTGATTCCGCCACGGATAAAATCTTCACGATAGTAGTTATTAACTTCATAACGATGTCTGTGTCTTTCGTGAATTGTCTTTTCACCATATACTTTATATGCCTTGCTGTTTTCATCCAGAACACAGGGATAAGAGCCAAGCCTTAATGTACCGCCGATATCTTCAATGCCATCCTGCTCCGGCATTAAATGAATCACCGGATGTGTTGTGGAAGGATCTAATTCAATGCTATGGGCATCGGTAAAACCGATGACATGTCTGGAGAATTCAACAATGGCTAATTGCATACCTAAGCAAAGGCCGAGGAATGGTATGTTATTTTCACGGGCATATTTAATGGCTGAAATTTTGCCTTCTATACCTCTGTCACCAAAACCGCCGGGAACTAAGATACCGCTGACATCGGAGAGAATACCGGCAGCATTTTCGTCAGTTAGAGTTTCTGAGGGAACCCACTTTATGTTAATGGAAGCATTATGTGCCACCGCACCATGTTTTAGAGATTCTACAACACTAATATATGCATCATGAAGCTGGGTATATTTGC
The nucleotide sequence above comes from Anaerocolumna cellulosilytica. Encoded proteins:
- a CDS encoding NAD-dependent epimerase/dehydratase family protein translates to MKILDGTYFITGVTGFIGSLVMKSLLKQQKYKDNKIKIIGLVRDPRRASNMYQDYDCKNVRFICSDLLALNLDMDSGVYKIEEGWKPDYIIHCAATTRSAKMINNPVDTADGIVIGTRNILDFAQKVNVKSMVYISSMEVYGTVNNEQLVTEDMLGGLDIFSVRSCYPLGKRMAEHYCYSYHKEYNTPVKIARLSQTFGEGILPDENRAFFQFACAAVNSKDIVLHTNGNSMGNYCDSYDTVEAIFLLLYEGVNGEAYNVVNEANTMCIREMANLVANQIAHNKIKVVFDIPEENKFGYAAQTGIRLSSAKIRKLGWKPKTNLVDMYMRMINWIDKEKYINSV
- a CDS encoding tetratricopeptide repeat-containing glycosyltransferase family 2 protein gives rise to the protein MITITVCLIVRNEEKVLVRCLETLKEIADEIILVDTGSTDHTKKLASRYTDKIYDFEWIDDFAAARNFSFSKATMDYIYTADADEVIDEENQKKLLDIKRALLPEIEIVQMKYTNQLQHNTTYNYDIEYRPKLFKRQRNFTWIDPIHETVALQPVIYDSDIEIIHLPESNHADRDFDTFQKIINRGDELSLKLQGMYARELFIAGKDEDFLKAREYFENLTTENHSLEHLKKIQCVLARCARILNEPAELMKHSLKNFATGKSSAEVCYEVGEYYFAKMDYSEAIIWYYNAAYETESELNIRYTGDYPLKRLGECCKRLGKEDEFKEYCKLQKDWLKEYGFSE
- a CDS encoding signal peptidase II; protein product: MVFIIIVMAIFYTDVKIKEYIEDKKEMHKKEEILNGNITIERYHNKGAMLNFMQNDAGFVKCLSAALLGIILLVFTVLLPKKGNNLLKLGLSLVLGGALSNVYDRFKRGYVVDYFSFKFLKKIVFNISDIFIFIGSFLVAVLAIFKKD